The Vibrio quintilis DNA window CTGACAGCGGTGTTAAAAGCACGGGGCGTGGATATCCGCAGTACGATGTCAACATGGAATCCGATCGGCAAAATCCATAACCTGATCGAAAGCTCGCCCAATGACTGGAGCGTCCGGCTTCAGGTGCGGACAACCAAGGATGCGCCGTCTTCTTCTGAAGCGGTCTGGTCTTCCTGGCAGGACTTTGTGTTAGGCGATTATACCGCCAGAGCCTTTCAGTGGCGGGTGATACTGCTCAGTTATAACCCGATTGTGGCAGCGCAGGTGACCGCGCTGGAAGTTCAGGTGGATATGCCGGATCGGATTGCGTCCGATTCTGATCTGGTTTGTCCGCAGGAAGGACGCTTGATCCGGTTTGCTTCCCCGTTCCGGGCAAGACCGGCGATTGCCGTCGACGCGCAGGAGATGGCGCCCGGTGATTATAAAATGATCCGGGAGCAGAGCCGTCGTGGTTTCTACCTTCAGTTCTTCAATCAGGCCGGGCAGCCGGTTGCCCGTTCATTTGATTATCTGGCCAAAGGTTACGGCCAGTCTGTTTAATTTTTTATTGTGATTCCCGAATAACCCGAAGCATTCATCTTCCGGTTGTTTGGTCATATTTCATCTTCTGTTTCATTCACATCAGCATGCCGTACATCCGGTTCTTTTGCATTCGCTCAGGGCCTGTATGGCAGGCTTTGGTGTGGCTGTTGCGGAATACATCTTATACTCAGGAGCTTAATTGATATGAGTCAGTACGATTTTGGGGTGATTAACCCGAATACAAAAAACGGCGCTACACTTGCCACCGATTTAAATAACTGGCGTGATGCCTTACACAGCCTGCATAAAGCAAACGTCCGGCCCGACTATGCGGTGAACGGCACGATGTGGCTGGACGACAGTCTGGATAGCTGCTGGCTGTTAAAGTTATACAACGGCGATCATGATGTGGTGATTCAGGAAATTGACCCCAATGGTGAAGCGGCATTGTTACCGCTGCACCGGGGCGGCACCGGCGCAGCCGATGCAGAAGGTGCCCGTGAAGCGCTGGAGTTGGGAGCGCTTGCGGTTCAGAGTCAGGTGAACAGCAACCTGATTGAAGAGAATGCAGTGACCAATGAGAAAGTTGCCGATCACACGCTCAGCCTGGATAAACTGGCCAAAGGTACACCGGGCGATGTGATTGCCTATGATACCGATGGGTTGCCGGCCGCAACGCGTTTTTCGGCCAATATTGAGAACAGCCGCCGGTGTAAAAAGATCTCGAAAGGCAACTTTGGTATGTCTTCTCATGTTGTCAGCGTGTATTTAATGGAAGACGGCACAATTCGCGGTTGTGGCTATGGTGGCAATTACTCCAATGGTGATCCTGCGGGTGGGAATAACTATGTGCCGGGCCGGGTGGCGCTCAGTCATCCCGGAGTCAATGTTGTGGCTGTATATAGTGGTCATCACAGCCATTATGCACTCGATGACGAAGGCAATGTTTATTCCTGGGGATTAAATGATTATGGCCAGCTGGGCCATGGTGATACCACATCCCGCCCGGTTGCCACCCGGATCGAGTTTTTCGTCCAGAACGATCTGAAAGTGGTTGAAGTGTACACCATCGGGGCCGGTTATTATCAGTACAATACGACGATCTTCCGTACTGATAAGGGGTATTTATACGCCTGTGGTTATAATGGTGAAGGCCAGTTGGGTGACGGGACGACTGCAAATAAGTCTGCACCGGTGCGCTGTGGCTATCTGGAAAATATTCAGCAGGTTCATATTGGTGGCGGTCATCCGAAATGTATTCATGCCATTAATGATGAAGGCCAGCTATGGAGCTGGGGATGGAATGCTACCGGTCAGCTGGGGCTTGGTCATAACACCAATGAGGATACCCCGGTTCGCTCATCGCTCAGGGATGTTAAAAAAGTGCTGGGGGCCTCCGGATATAACGTGTCAGCAGCCGATCCGCGTGGCTTTAGCCTGGCGGTGAAAAACGACGGAACCGTCTGGGCAACCGGTTCAAATCCTTATGGTCAGTTAGGGCAGGGAAATACCACAGATCTGAATCAGTGGACACAGGTTCATTTCCCGGATGGCGATACAATTGTTGATATTGCGTTAGGCTGCGGCCATTACGCACCGGCGATGGCGCTGAATGATCAGGGAGAGGTACTGAGCTGGGGTTATAATGGTTACGGTCAGTTGGGGAATGGTGTCGATGATAAAGCACAGTCGGTGCCGTTAAAACCTGAAGGAGAGTGGCAGGGTAAAGTGACCCGCATTGCCATTGGCGGCTCGATCTCTTATTCAGCGCTGATTGTTGAAAGTGACGGCGCACTGTGGGGCTGTGGTTATAATGGCAACATGAACCTCGGTGTCGGAGATGCAACCCACTCTCATCAGTCGGCGCATAAATGTGAGTTCCGGCGGGTGCTTGGCCTCAATGGCACCATGCGTGACTGGTGGATTCACGGGCATAGTGGTGACTGGGGAATTCGGGTGCTGTATGAAGACGGCCGGGTTGATGCCTGTGGGCAGAATGCGACGTACGGTTTTTGCGGAACCCAATCCGGGAATCTGCATAATCAGGGGGTTCTGGCTCAGGTCCGGTTCTGATTCCCGTTATTCTTATCTTCTTATCTTTGTTTTCAACATCGTTACCCTGGCGGGTAACGATGTTTCCTGCCTGTATTCCTCACTGTTCCAGCCGGATTTTCCCGCTACATCACAGAAACATATGAATTTAAGTGGTATGTGATGGTTTGTATTATCCTTATTGTGAATGTTGCATTCTCACCCTATGTATCAACGCATGACAGGATCATACAATGAACTACCTTTTCATCTCTGTTTCTTCCGCCGGATGTGACACATTTGCTGACCCGGTTAAAACCCGGCTTGGTGAGTCCTCCGTCTTGCAGCAGTGTGGTTATCATCCTTTTCATCTGATCCGGGCCGAAGAATTCCGGAATGCGTCTTTCGAAAATCATCTGCAAACCATCCGTCACAGCCGCTATATGGTTTATCTGCTGGGTCAGGATGAAGAAGCGATCAATCCTGCATTCGTTGATGAAGAAATTGAAGCCGCGTTGAGCAGCGACGTCGAAATCATCGCTTTTTGTGTCGGTGGCGCCTGTCGGGAGGAAGTCTTACCTGCCGCGATCATCCGACAATGCAAAAAACTGCCTCAGTCCGCCCGGATTGAAACGATTGCGACCGATGATCCTGAAGTGGTTGCCAGAACGGTAACCCTGATGATGGAAAATGAGGTCTTACGGGTGTTTGGCGAAGATGATCATGCGCTGTTGGGTACTGATTTACTGAGTATCCCGGGTTTCCCGGCTGACCAAATCCACACCTTTCCGCCAGAGATTACCGGGCAGCTGGAGAAAATCTACCGGACAGAAGATCCGGAAAAATATCACTGTTCACTGAGTTGTGATGTGATTCAGAGAAAGCGCTGGGCCCGGGAAAGCATGGCTTATGGTCACGTTGAGGCGGCGATCAGTAATCTGGAAAAGGTGCATCATGAGTTCGGGTCAGATTTATTTGTCTGTTTCTGGCTCGGCAGGCTCTATACATTGTATGGCAGTGAAGAGGCGCAGTTAAACCGGGGGCTGGCGATGTCTCAGCAGGTTCTGACTATGCTGCACCCGGCGGAGACCTTACTTTTTTCTTTATGTCATATACACCTTGGCAGTGCTGCCACGAAACTGGGCCTTCCGGAGCAGGCCGGGACAAATTTTGATATTGCGGCCGGGGCATTCAAGACCTATGAAATTCATGAATTCAGAGCTGCCCTGTGTTTGCAGCAGATGACAACAACGCAGGAAAGCCGGTGGCTGGATGAAGCCACCGTGTGCCTGACAGCTTTGTTACGAGTCAAACTGCTGCATTATTTATCAGCCCGGTCACGTCTTGAAGACGAATATGACGGGGTATTTCTTCAGGCAGAGCAACGGCTGCTTCACAAGTGGGAATCTTTCGCTGAATCTGTCTACGGGATGAGTGAACGGAATTTCTCCTGGGCTTCAGAGCACTTTTATGGTTTTCGGGATGAACCGGTAAAAGCCGATAAAATGCAGCATATATTGCAGTGCGCGATGGAAATTGCGCAGCTGAACCGGCGCAACTACCGGATTTTGCGTCAGGCTGCCGGGCAGATGCAGGTGCGTTATGAACATGTGCTCCATGATCTGAAAGAGTTAAAAGATCGCCGGAAAAAGCTTGAAGATGAACAGGCAGAGCTGACGTGTCTGGCGGAGCAAAGCAGTCAGATGATGACTGACAGAGACGTGATTATCGAAGAAGAAAAAGCACTGAAGGTGCATGAAGAAAAAGCCGAGAAACATGTGTTTTACAGCTCATGCCTGATCGTGTTGGCGTTAGTTCTGATGACTTTTATTGTGGTTCGCATTGTTGAGATTGACATGCGGCAGCAGGATACGCTCTTGTTTGTGCTGTCCACGCTGTTCTTCTTTTCTTTAGGGTTGCCATATATTTTTTCGGGAAACTACCGGAAAATGAAAAATCAGCTGGGAAAATATGCGGTGCAGCGCTGTACGATTAAAGATGATTTGCTGACCATATGGCGTCATGTTGAGCCTGAGGCCCTGGCGGATACGATGCGAACGCTTTTAGCCGAATTGAAAGAAAATCCTGATTCGGTCAGTGCTGAGGATTTGGAGCAGACGCTCAGTGAGGTTCACCGGTATGTGAAACGGGAGTTTCAGAGGCTGGCAGATATCGAACATGATTGTGACGGACAGCTTGAGAAACTCAAAGAACTGGCGGGTGACTGGTGTGTAAAAGTTGATGCATTTGAGCGTGAATTTATTTCAGCTGATCAGGGGCAGTACAATTACCTGCTCTGTCGTTGTGAGCAGGTGCAGTTTGGTGAAAATACGGTATTAGATGTGGAAAGTGTGCCGTGCCGGTATCTGAAAAGCCATCGCGAAGGGCTGGTTTTATACGCTGATGGTTCGCGGATGAAGGCCTGGTTTACGGATGCTCAGTCTGCGGGTGTGATGATGGATGATTTATGCAGTACCGGGGATTCACCACCCGCGCAGGTTGCTCCGGCCGCGGACACGGAAAACGAGAGTCCGCCTCCGGCTGAAGAAAGTCCTGCGGTGGTGGAAGAAGTCCGGGTTCTCTCTGATGGCATCTGATCGGTCGAAGTGTGGTGAGGGGTGGTGAAACAGTCGGCGGGGGAGGCCAGGCTGCTTCACCGGTTGTTTTTCAGAACCGCTTGTTTTCAGAACATATGTATCTCTGAACAGGTTCGTATGCGAACAGTTTATTATGAAAGTAATTACTTATTCAAGGAAAATATTTATTCAGATGAATAAATTGATGGCAAATCTCTGTCTGTGAGGTGATGCGCAGGTGATCTTGATATGTTTTTCTCAGAAATAAGAATGGATTTAATTTGTATCTAATTGAAAATTAAGATGAAACTATTTAATTTTTCTTTTGGCTGCTCCCCTGGTTTTTCAGGGGAGCGATGCGGTCAGATGTTTGAATGAATCAGCTTTCCAGTGAATAAGTATTTATGTAGACAGACTTTTCAGGAAACTGGCGTGGTGAGCATGACTGCCGGTTTCGACTGGCCGGAATGCTTTTGCGGCTCTGGTTCCGGGAGTTCTCTGACGGCTAATTTTCCGTTTATGGTCAACGGAAATGCCTGTACCGGAATGATCATTGCCGGCACCATGTATGAGGGCAGATGATAACTCAGCCAGGATCTGAGGTCTTCGGTATCGATAGTCTGGCCCGCCACATAGCCGGTTAAAACCGGACCGTGCCGGAGCTCTTTCACCAGTACCACGGCATCTTCAACACCGGCAAAACTGAGCATCACATTTTTAATCTTATCCGGTTCGATGCGTAACCCCCGGATTGTGATCTGATGATCCTGACGCCCCTGATAATAGATTTTTCCGTCGGTGGCGAAATAAACCCGATCACCCACCTTGTACATGGTTTCATTCTCATTCAGCAGATCCGGCACAAAATATTCTTCTGTCAGCGCCGGCTGATTCCGGTAACCTCTGGCAACACCGGCGCCGCCTATCATCAGCTCGCCCCATGACCCGGGAGGTAACAGTTGTTGATGCGGGTCGACGACGTATAAGCGGGTATTGGCAGTCGGAACACCAATTGACAAGTCTCCGGCATGAAAATCAGCATTGACAGAGGTTGAAAAAGAAGTCTCTGCCGGTCCGTACACATTGAGCAGGCGGCAGTGTGAGAAACGGGCCAGCAGGGTGGCGGTACAGGGTTCACCCCCCAGTAAAATCGTGGTTCCCGGTGTGAAATCTTCTGCCTGATGGCAGGCCAGCAGACTGGGTGTCATGACCAGCAGACCGACCTGTTGTTGCCGGAGTAACTGAGCCAGCGGTTTACCCGGTGTGGCTGAGAGTTTATCAGCAATGACCAGTGTTGCCCCACTGAGTGTTGCCATCATAAATTCCAGAACGGACATGTCAAAACCGGGGGCGATAAACTGTAACAGACGCTGCCCCGGCAGAATATCAGCTGCGGCAATCATCGAACGGGCAATCGCGACCAGATTACGGTGGGTGACTTCAATCCCTTTGGGCTGGCCGGTCGTTCCTGAGGTATAAATGAGATAAGCCAGTGAAAACGGGTCAACTGCCGGCAGAGTTTGTGTGGGCGGCGTGAAGTGGGCCAATAATGCAACCGACAGGTAACACTGCTTATCAGCCAGCAGGCAGGAGTAATAGGTCTGATCGGTGATCAAAAACAGGGCGGGATCTGTATCCTGCAAAATGTATTCAATCCGCTCCGGAGGCAGCTCCGGGTCAACCGGTACATAACAGATACCGAGCCTGAACAGTGCTGTCATGGCGATGATACTTTCAAGACTTCTTGATGCCAGCACTGCGACACACTGATTTTGTGCGATATTTTTGCTGAGCAGATAACCGGTGAGCCGGTCTGCATAGTCATCCAGCATTTGATAAGAAATATGCTGTTCGCCACAGATAATGGCGGTTTGTCCGGCATACCGGTTCACACTCTGTTGAAAACTTTCCCGGAATACAGGAAGGCGGGCAATGGTCGCCGGACAGGGGTAAACCCTTTCCGCTTCGTGGTCGAGAAATAAACTGAACGACGGAACGGGCATTGATGGCTGGTCAGCCAACCGGGTCAGTAAGGTCAGAAAACGCTGGAAGTGCAGGTTCAGGTCTTCCTGAGTAAACAGGGCACCATTGGCATTGAAGCCGAATTCCAGACTACCGTCAGTGTTGCGGTCAAAAATATCAATTCCCAGATGATCTGCCGGGCCGCTGGCCTGATTACGGAGACGGGTTTCTGTCTCACTGAAACCGGTCGTCTGATCGTATCCGGCCACATTGAGCAGAATCTTAAATAACGGGGTATTCCCCCGCTGCTCCTGCAGATCCTGCACAAGTTGTGCATGCCGGTAAGTCTGGTGGCGCAGGTGACTGTGAAGCTGACGCTGCACAGCGACAGCGACAGAAAGCACGGTACTTTCATGATTCAGGAACAAATGCAGTGGCAGAATATTGGCCACCATAGCCGGTATATGGTGCAATGCTTTCAGTTGCCGGGCTGCAACCGGCATACCGAATACCAGCTCCGGTTCGCCGGTCGTACGGTAAATATAGGTGGCACAGGCAGCCATCAGCAGTTCCGGCATACTGAGGCTATGCCGGGTTGCAATCGTTCTGAGCCGGGTGACAAGGTGGCCGGAAATAACCCGGCGCAGCCGGAGCAGCCGGGTGAGCGGCGCATCACCGGGAACCAGCTGCACCGGCTCTGGCAGGTGCGCGCAGTAGTCAAGCCAGTACCGGCGGTCTTTCAACATCTCCGGGCTGCCGGGATAGTCAGCGTCTGCCTGCGCTGCTGTTTCCAATGGAGGATACTCCGCCAGTTTGACAGGCAGCCCGTTGTACAGTGCATTATAAATGGTGACTATTCTGCCGGAGATGAGCCGCCTGGTGTATTCGTCTATGATTAAATGGCTGCCAAGCTCAACGAAGTCATACAGGTCAGGGGCGGTGCAGATGAGAATGAACCTGGCCAGCGGGCCTGTCTCCGGATTCATTTCCTGTTCAATCTGCGCCTGAATATACGTCTGGCAGGCCCGTTTCGGGTCAGCCCGGTCAGATAAATCAATGTATTCCAGTGCTTCCACACCCGATGGTTCACTTTGTACGATCTGCTCCGGCAGAGCCGTCTGTTGTGAGGGTTGAAAACAGACTCTGATGGCTTCTGTTTCTGTAAACACCATTTGCACTGCCAGCCTGAGCAGGTTGATATCGGGTTTTCCTTTGATTTCCAGGATATCGCATAAATGATAATTCCGGTTGACTCCGGAATGTTGAATGGCCAGATATACTTCCTTTTGCGCAGTACTTATTTGGGGGGGGCTTGCTTCAAACATATTATATCCTTATCCGTCCTGATATATCCGATTTATATTTAACTGGTGATTATGTTTGTTCTTTTATGTCGGTTCGGAAATTAATTCGTTTTTCATTATGTATTTATCATTAATGACTGATGTTAATAATGAAAATGGTTTTTGTGACTGACAGGTGAAATAGTTTTAAATGGCTTCCGGCCGGCATTCACCTGCTGTTCAGTACAGTGTTTTTCATGTTGTGATTTCTTATTAATTTGTTGTAATTCTTCATTTTTTG harbors:
- a CDS encoding RCC1 domain-containing protein, with translation MSQYDFGVINPNTKNGATLATDLNNWRDALHSLHKANVRPDYAVNGTMWLDDSLDSCWLLKLYNGDHDVVIQEIDPNGEAALLPLHRGGTGAADAEGAREALELGALAVQSQVNSNLIEENAVTNEKVADHTLSLDKLAKGTPGDVIAYDTDGLPAATRFSANIENSRRCKKISKGNFGMSSHVVSVYLMEDGTIRGCGYGGNYSNGDPAGGNNYVPGRVALSHPGVNVVAVYSGHHSHYALDDEGNVYSWGLNDYGQLGHGDTTSRPVATRIEFFVQNDLKVVEVYTIGAGYYQYNTTIFRTDKGYLYACGYNGEGQLGDGTTANKSAPVRCGYLENIQQVHIGGGHPKCIHAINDEGQLWSWGWNATGQLGLGHNTNEDTPVRSSLRDVKKVLGASGYNVSAADPRGFSLAVKNDGTVWATGSNPYGQLGQGNTTDLNQWTQVHFPDGDTIVDIALGCGHYAPAMALNDQGEVLSWGYNGYGQLGNGVDDKAQSVPLKPEGEWQGKVTRIAIGGSISYSALIVESDGALWGCGYNGNMNLGVGDATHSHQSAHKCEFRRVLGLNGTMRDWWIHGHSGDWGIRVLYEDGRVDACGQNATYGFCGTQSGNLHNQGVLAQVRF
- a CDS encoding non-ribosomal peptide synthetase, yielding MFEASPPQISTAQKEVYLAIQHSGVNRNYHLCDILEIKGKPDINLLRLAVQMVFTETEAIRVCFQPSQQTALPEQIVQSEPSGVEALEYIDLSDRADPKRACQTYIQAQIEQEMNPETGPLARFILICTAPDLYDFVELGSHLIIDEYTRRLISGRIVTIYNALYNGLPVKLAEYPPLETAAQADADYPGSPEMLKDRRYWLDYCAHLPEPVQLVPGDAPLTRLLRLRRVISGHLVTRLRTIATRHSLSMPELLMAACATYIYRTTGEPELVFGMPVAARQLKALHHIPAMVANILPLHLFLNHESTVLSVAVAVQRQLHSHLRHQTYRHAQLVQDLQEQRGNTPLFKILLNVAGYDQTTGFSETETRLRNQASGPADHLGIDIFDRNTDGSLEFGFNANGALFTQEDLNLHFQRFLTLLTRLADQPSMPVPSFSLFLDHEAERVYPCPATIARLPVFRESFQQSVNRYAGQTAIICGEQHISYQMLDDYADRLTGYLLSKNIAQNQCVAVLASRSLESIIAMTALFRLGICYVPVDPELPPERIEYILQDTDPALFLITDQTYYSCLLADKQCYLSVALLAHFTPPTQTLPAVDPFSLAYLIYTSGTTGQPKGIEVTHRNLVAIARSMIAAADILPGQRLLQFIAPGFDMSVLEFMMATLSGATLVIADKLSATPGKPLAQLLRQQQVGLLVMTPSLLACHQAEDFTPGTTILLGGEPCTATLLARFSHCRLLNVYGPAETSFSTSVNADFHAGDLSIGVPTANTRLYVVDPHQQLLPPGSWGELMIGGAGVARGYRNQPALTEEYFVPDLLNENETMYKVGDRVYFATDGKIYYQGRQDHQITIRGLRIEPDKIKNVMLSFAGVEDAVVLVKELRHGPVLTGYVAGQTIDTEDLRSWLSYHLPSYMVPAMIIPVQAFPLTINGKLAVRELPEPEPQKHSGQSKPAVMLTTPVS